CTTCGAGTCCCCGCACCGGCTGCAGCGCACCCTGGAGACCGCGGTGGAGGTCCTCGGCCCGGACCGGGAGGCCGCGGTGTGCCGTGAACTGACGAAGGTCCACGAGGAGATCCGCCGGGACTCGCTCGCCGGGCTCGTCGCCTGGGCCGACGCCGGCGGCACCGACGGTGCGGGGATCCGCGGGGAGATCACCGTGGTCGTCTCCGCCGCACCCGAGACCGGCCCGGTGGACCCGGCCGATCTCGTGGCGGTGGTGGCGGAACGGACCGCCGGCGGCGAGCGGCTCAAGGACGCCTGCAAGGCGGTCGGCCGGGAGTACGGCGTCCCGAACCGGGAACTGTACGAGGCGGTGCTCGCCTCCCGCGGCTGATGCAATAGGCTGGACGGCATGTCGAAACATGTCCTCACCTCCGTTGCCTGGCCGTACGCCAACGGCCCCCGCCACATCGGACACGTCGCCGGGTTCGGCGTCCCCTCGGACGTCTTCGCCCGGTACGAACGAATGTCGGGCAACGAGGTGCTGATGGTCTCCGGGACGGACGAGCACGGCACGCCGCTGCTGGTCCAGGCGGAGAAGGAGGGCGTGCCGGTCCAGGAACTCGCCGACCGGTACAACCGCGTCATCGTCGAGGACCTCGCCGGACTGGGACTGTCCTACGACCTGTTCACCCGCACCACCACCCGCAACCACTACGCGGTCGTCCAGGAGCTGTTCCGCGGGCTCAACGACAACGGCTACATGGTGAAGCAGACCACCACCGGGGCCATCGACCCGAAGACCGGCCGCACCCTGCCGGACCGCTTCATCGAGGGCACCTGCCCGATCTGCGGGGCGACCGACGCCCGCGGTGACCAGTGCGACAACTGCGGCAACCAGCTCGACCCGGCCGACCTCATCGACCCCCGGTCGAAGATCGACGGGGCGACCCCGGAGTTCGTCGAGACCGAGCACTTCATGCTCGACCTCCCGGCCTTCGCCGGTGCCCTGGAGGAGTGGCTGAAGACCCGCACCGGGTGGCGTCCCAACGTCCTGAAGTTCTCCCTGAACCTGCTCAAGGACATGCGTCCCCGCGCGATGAGCCGCGACATCGACTGGGGTGTGCCGGTGCCGATCGAGGGCTGGCAGGACAACAACGCCAAGAAGCTCTACGTGTGGTTCGACGCGGTCGTCGGCTACCTCTCTGCCTCCATCGAGTGGGCGTGGCGCACCGGGGACCCGGAGGCCTGGAAGAAGTGGTGGTCCGATCCGGAGGCGCTGTCCTACTACTTCATGGGCAAGGACAACATCACCTTCCACTCCCAGATCTGGCCCGCCGAACTGCTCGGCTACGCGGGGAAGGGCGACAAGGGCGGTGAGGTCGGGGTCCTCGGCGAGCTGAACCTGCCGACCGAGGTGGTCTCCTCGGAGTTCCTCACGATGTCCGGCTCGAAGTTCTCCTCCTCGAAGGGCGTGGTCATCTACGTCCGTGACTTCCTGCGGGAGTTCGGCCCGGACGCGCTGCGGTACTTCATCGCCGTCGCCGGCCCGGAGAACATGGACACCGACTTCACCTGGGACGAATTCGTCCGCCGGGTGAACACCGAGCTCGCCAACGAGTGGGGCAACCTCGTCAGCCGCACCGTGTCCATGGCCGTGAAGAACTTCGGTGAGATCCCCGCCCCGGCGGAGTTCACCGCGGAGGACCGGGACCTGCTCGATGACGCGGCCGCGGCGTTCGGCGTGGTCGGCGAGGCGATCAGCCACTGCCGGTTCAAGGCCGGGATCGCCGAGGCGATGCGCATCGTCGGCCGGGCGAACCAGTACCTCGCGGCCCAGGAGCCCTGGAAGCTGGCCAAGGATGAGGCGCAGCGCGACCGGCTCGGGACCGTGCTGTTCACGGCACTGCAGGTCATCGCGGACGCGAACACGCTGCTCACCCCCTACCTGCCGTTCTCCGCCCAGCGGGTCTTCGAGACCCTCGGCGGGACCGGCGTATGGGCCGCGCAGCCGGAGGTCCGGGAGGTCACCGACGATTCGCCGCTGACCCCGGTGGGTGTCGGCCTGCCGGAGGCGGGACGCAGCTACCCGGTCATCATGGGTGACTACGCCGACCAGCAGGCCCGCTGGGAGCGGATCGACCTCACCCCGGGGACGCCGCTGTCGAAGCCCGCCCCGCTGTTCACCCGCCTCGACCCGGAGCTCGCCGAGAACGGCCCGGAGTGGGCGCGGGTCGAGAAGGACTAGTTCGTCCTGTCCGGGGAGGTCGTGAATGCATGACCACTGGGAGGACGAGGAAGAACCCTCCCGGTGTCCCGGATGTCCGCGGAACGAACCGACAGGTCGACGGCTCGGCCTCCATGTCGACATTGCGAACCGGCAGGTCGAAAAATCCGCCCCGGAGCAGCACCTGGGCTCGTGAACCCAACGGCCGGGAGAGCGGACCGACACCTCGGCTCGTGAAACCGACGCCGACGACGACGTTCGCAACCTCCCCGGGAAGTACAGCCGGACCGGCCGTCCCCGGGGTCCACCGGCTACCCTGACAGCCATGTCGAAGAGGAAGCGCCCGACTCCCGTCCCGCCCGAGCCCCTGCCGGAGCTGGCGGACGCCCACACCCACCTCGCCTCCTGCGGGGCGACGACCCCGGCGCAGGTGACCGAGGTCATGGACCGGGCGGCGGCGGTCGGGGTGCACCGGATCTGCACCGTCGGCGATGATCTCGCCGAGTCCGTCGAGGCGCTGGCGGCCGCGCACGCCGATGACCGGGTGTACGCCGCGTGCGCGGTGCATCCGACCAGGGCGTCCGACCTCTTCACCGACGGGGTGCAGGACCGGCTGCGGGAGCTCGTCGCCGACCCCCGGTGCGTGGCGGTGGGGGAGACCGGGCTGGACACCTACTGGATCACCCACGAACCGGAGACCACTGCGCCGCTCGACGTGCAGGAGGCGGCCCTGCGGTGGCACATGGCACTGGCCGCGGAGGTCGGCAAGCCGCTGATGATCCACAACCGGGAGGCGGACGCCGACCTGCTGCGCATCCTCGACGATGCCCCGGAGGATCTGCCGGTCATGCTGCACTGTTTCTCCTCGCCGCTCGCGGTCGCCCGGGAGGCGGTCGATCGCGGGTACTGGCTGAGTTTCTGCGGGAACGTGACTTTCCGGCGCAATGAGGAACTGCGGGAGGCGGCACGGCTGTGCCCCGCGGACCGGATCCTCGTAGAGACGGATGCCCCGTTCATGACGCCGGAACCGTTCCGGGGTGCCCGGAATGAACCGGCGTTCGTCGGGTACACCGCACGGTGTGTTGCCGAAGTGAGAGGTGTGACTCCCGAGGCCCTCGGGGCGCAGGTGGCGGGCAATGCGCGCCGGTTGTACGGATGGGTGTGACAGTCGCGACAAAATCGTGACATTCTGCTGCGGATGTTTGGCCGTGACCGTATCGTTACCGTATCGTGATCTGAGTCAACGTCATCCGAGCATCGGTGGGAGCCGGTGAGAAAGCAGGCGCCAGTGTCCCCCAAGAGCAAATCCCGACTGCACCGCATCAACCACAGCAGTTCCGTCCCGCTGCGCGTCGCCACCGGCGGCATGCTGGCCACCCTCGTGGTCGGTGGCACGGTCGTCGCGACCAACCACAAGGACGTCACCCTCGACGTCAACGGCAAGATCATCAAGGCGTCCACGATGTCCGGCGACGTCGCCGGCGTCCTCAAGGACGAGGGGGTCAAGGTCACCGACAAGGACCTCATCACCCCCGGCCTCGACGAGAGTGTCTCCGGGTCGGACACGGTCACGGTGCGCTCCGCACGCCAGGTGGCGCTCACGGTCGACGGACAGTCCCGCAGCGTCGACACGACCTCGATGACGGTCTCGGACCTGCTCAACGAGCTCGGCTACTCCCAGGACGGTGCGGCCCTGTCCTCCGGCATGTCCTCGCAGATCCCGGTCGACGGCATGGAGCTCAACATCACCACGCCGAAGTCCTTCACCCTCAACGACGGCACCCCCGGCGAGGCCCCGGCCACGATGAGCATGGCCGCCGCGACCGTCGGTGACGTCCTGGCGATGCGCGGCACCCCGCTGGGCAAGGACGACACGGTCACCCCGTCCGCGGACACCCCGCTCACCCAGGACATGCACATCGACGTCGACCGCAAGTCGGTCGAGGAGGTCACCGAGGACCACGACATCGACGCCCCGGTGCGCGTCGAGGAGGATGCGGACGCCCCGGAGGGCGAGGAGACCGTCGTCGACCCGGGCGCCGCCGGCAAGGCCCGCGTCACCGTGAAGATCCACAAGGACAACGGTGTGGAGACCGGCCGCGAGGTCCTCAAGAGCGAGGAGCTCACCCCGGCCAAGGAGCGCGTCGTCCGCCGCGGCACCAAGCCGGCGGCCTCCGCCTCGGCCCCGTCCGTCGCCGACGGCTCGGTGTGGGACACCATCGCCCAGTGCGAGTCCACCGGCAACTGGGCCATCAACACCGGCAACGGTTTCAAGGGCGGCCTCCAGTTCACCGACTCCACCTGGGCCGGCTTCGGCGGCACCGAGTACGCCCCGAGCGCCGACCAGGCCACCCGTGAGCAGCAGATCGCCGTGGCAGAGAAGGTCCAGGCGGCCCAGGGCTGGGGAGCCTGGCCGGCCTGCACCTCCAAGCTCGGCATCGGCTAGTCGTGGTCCCCGGGCCACCCCGGGTTATCATCGACCTGTGACCGACAGCGACAACACCAGCGACACCACCGGGATCCGGCTGCTCGGCCCGGTCGAGATCCGCGGCCTGGCCGCCGAACTCGACATCACCCCGACGAAGAAACTGGGGCAGAACTTCGTCCTCGACCCCAACACGGTCCGCCGGATCGTCACCGCCGCCGACCTCACCCCCGACGACCACGTCATCGAGGTCGGTCCGGGACTCGGCTCGCTGACGCTGGCCCTGCTGGAGCAGGCCGGGGACGTCACCGCGGTGGAGATCGACCCGCGGCTGGCGGAGCGCCTGCCGCGCACCGTCGCCGAGTTCGCCCCGTCGCGCGCCGACGACGTCCACGTCGTCCGGCACGACGCCCTCACCCTCACCGCCGCGGACATGGATGCCGCCGGACTGCCGGCGCCCACCGCGCTGGTGGCCAACCTCCCGTACAACGTCTCGGTGCCGGTGCTGCTGCACCTGCTCGAGGAATTCCCGTCGATCACCCGCGTGCTCGTCATGGTGCAGCTGGAGGTCGCCGACCGGCTGGCGGCGTCCCCGGGATCGAAGATCTACGGGGTGCCGAGCGTGAAGGCGGGATTCCACGGGACCGTCCGCAAGGCCGGTACGGTCGGCCGGAACGTGTTCTGGCCCGCGCCGAAGATCGATTCGGGGCTGGTGCGCATCGACCGGTGGACCGACGGGACCCGGCCCTGGCAGGCGGCCCTCGAGGACATCGGGGCCGACCGGCTGCAGGCCGAGGTCTTCGCGGTGACCGATGCGGCGTTCCTGCAGCGGCGCAAGACCCTGCGTGCCGCACTGTCCGGCTACTTCGGTTCCGGCGCCGCCGCGGGCGAGGTGCTGGCGGCCGCGGGGATCGACCCGCGGGAACGCGGCGAGAAGCTCTCCACCGAGCGGTTCGTCGATCTGGCGGTGGCCTCCCTCGGCAGGGCCGGACAATGACCGCGCCGGACGCCGACCAGGACCCCTCCCTCGGCTGGACGGTCAGCGCAACGGCCCAGGGCAAGGTCAACCTGCACCTCGCCGTCGGTGCCCGACGCCCCGACGGGTACCACGACCTGGAGACCGTCTTCCAGGCGCTCGACCTCACCGAGACCGTCACCCTGACGGTCGTGGGGACGTGCGGGCCCGGGGAGGGCCCCGGGGACATGGTCGCCGGGGTCACGGTGACCGGGCGGGACGCCCACCTCGTCCCCGCCGGTGGGCGGTCCGGGGACATCGCCGACAACCTCGCGGTCCGGGCGGTGCGCGCGGTCGCGGCATCGGGGACGTCGTCGGGGGCCGTCGACGCCGCGGCTCCGTTGCCGCGGATCCGGATCGACATCGACAAGGGGGTGCCGGTCGCCGGCGGAATGGCCGGCGGATCCGCGGACGCCGCGGCCGCCCTCCTCGCCGCCCGGGCACTGCTCGGGTCCCGGCACAGTGACGCGGACCTGACCGCCCTGGCGGCCGACCTCGGCGCCGATGTCCCGTTCTGCCTGCTCGGCGGGACCGCACTGGGGCAGGGCCGCGGCGACCGGCTGGTGCCGGTGATGTCGCGGGGCACGTTCCACTGGGCGTTGGCGACCGGCGCCCGCGGTCTCCCGACCCCGGAGGTCTTCGCCCGGCTCGACGAGCAGCGCGCGGCCGTCGCGACCGGGGGCCGGCCCGATGTCCGCACCGGCGGCCCGACCGCTCTGCAGCGCGCGCTGGTCGGCGGGGACCCGGTGGCACTCGCCGGCTGCCTGTCGAATGACCTGCAGGCCGCGGCGGTGAGTCTGCGTCCGGAGTTGCGGCGTACCCTGGCGGCGTCCCGGGAGGCGGGTGCGCTGGGTGCCGTGGTCTCCGGCTCGGGGCCGACGGTGGCGATGCTGTGCCGCGACCGGGAGCACGCCGTCGACGTCGCGACGGCGGTCGCCGCCTCGGGCGACGCCGGGTCCACCCTCGTCGCCGCCTCCTCACCGCACGGCGCCCGCCTCTGCTGATACCCACCCCTGACACAGGAGAACACCGAACCCCATGGCCACCACCAACCTCATCAACCTCGAGAACGTCAGTAAGTCCTACGGGCTGAAGACCCTCCTCGACCACGTGAGCCTGGGGGTCAACTCCACCGACCGGATCGGGGTGGTCGGCCTCAACGGCGGCGGCAAGTCCACCCTCGTGAAGATCCTCGCCGGCACCGACGCCCCCGACGACGGCCGGATCTCCCGGGTCAACGGACTGCGGCTCGCGCTCGTCAGCCAGGACAGCGAGCTGGCCGGCGACACCGTCGGGGCGGCCGCACTGGCCGGCCTGGGCGACATCGAGGTCCACGAGTGGGCCTCCGACCCGCGGGTCCGGGAGGTGCTCAGCGGGCTGGGGATCCCCGAGCTGGGGATGGACACCCCGGTCGAGGGCCTCTCCGGTGGCGAGCGTCGCCGGGTCGGGCTGGCCGCCGCCCTCGTCCGCGACCTCGACCTCGTGCTCCTCGACGAGCCGACCAACCACCTCGACGTCGAGGGCGTGCAGTGGCTCGCCGAGCACCTGCTGCAGCGGCGCTGCGCACTCGTCGTCGTCACCCACGACCGGTGGTTCCTCGACACGGTCGCCACCCGGACCTGGGAGGTCCACGACGGTGCCGTCGACGTCTACGAGGGCGGCTACAACGACTGGACCTTCGCCCGTGCCGAGCGGGCCCGGCAGGCGGACGCCGCCGAGCAGCGCCGCGCCAACCTGGCCCGCAAGGAACTCGCCTGGCTGCGCCGCGGCGCCCCGGCCCGCACCTCCAAGCCCCGCTACCGCATCGAGGCCGCCGAAGCACTCATCCGGAATGTCCCGGCCCCGCGGGACACCGTCGAACTCGTCCGCTTCGCCACGAAACGCCTCGGCAAGAAGGTCATCGAGCTCGAGGACGCCACCGTCACCACGCCGCCGCCCGAGGAACGCCGGCTCGTCGAGGACCTGACCTGGCGCATCGGCCCGGGTGACCGGATCGGTCTGGTCGGCGTCAACGGCTCGGGCAAGACGACCCTGATGCGTGTCCTCGCCGGGGAGTACCCGCTGGCCGCCGGGCGCCGCACCGAGGGGAAGACCGTGCAGATCGGCTGGCTGCGCCAGGAACTCGAGGACCTCGACCCCGACCGTCGCCTCCTCGACGCGGTCGAGGACGTCGCGACCCGGGTGACGATCGGCGACCAGGAACTGACGGCCTCCCAACTGGCCGAACGGCTCGGTTTCGCGCCGAAGCGGCAGCGCACCCCGATCCGCGACCTGTCCGGTGGTGAGCGTCGCCGGCTGCAGCTGACCCGGGTCCTCATGGCCGAACCCAATGTCCTGCTGCTCGATGAGCCGACCAACGACCTGGACATCGACACCCTCCAGGAACTGGAGAGCCTGCTCGACGGCTGGGCCGGCACCCTCGTCGTCATCTCCCACGACCGGTACCTCGTCGAGCGGATCTGCGATTCGACCTGGGCACTGTTCGGCGACGGCCGGCTGACGAACCTGCCCGGCGGCATCGGGCAGTACCTGGACCGGCGCAAGGAACTCGCGGCCGCCACTCCGGCCCCCACCCCCGCGGCGGGTACGGCCCCGGCACCGGCCGCCGGGGCGTCCGGAACCGGGCTGAGCGCCCGCGAGGACCGGGAACTGGCCAAGGAGATGAACGCGCTGGAACGTAGGATGGGGAAGCTGGACACCCGGATCGGGGAGCTCAACCGGGCCCTCGCCGAGGCCGCGGCCCCCGCCGACGGGCAGGTGGACACCGCCCGGCTGGCCGAGCTGGACCGCGAACTCGCCGGTGTGAAGGACGAACACGAGGAACTCGAGATGTCGTGGCTGGAGGTCGCGGAAAAGAGAGAGGAGGGTCATGCCTGACGCGCCGAGAGACCCGGACAAGCAGAGCCTGCGGGACACCTTCAGCGAGCTGGCCGAGGACGCCATCGAGACCGATGACCTGTTCTGGTCCCGGGAGAAGATCCCCGGGCCGGAGAAGAAGCACCGCTGGCGCCGCCCGGTCCCGCCGAGCATCTGGGGCCTCATCATCGGCGGCCTGGCCTTCGCCCTGTCGCTGACCCCGTCCCTCATCCCGCGCACCTGGCTGTACCAGGGGTTCGTCGCCGGCCTCACCGCCGCCTCCGGTCACCTCATCGGCCTGTTCCTCCGGTGGAACTGGCACCTGTGGGCCCGCGACATGGTCGAACCCTCATGGGAACGGCTCACCGCCCGGCGGAAGGTCCCGATGAAGTGGCGGCGCCGCATCGTCTGGGCCGTCATCGCCGTCATCGTCGTCGCACTGCTGGTCTGGGTCCTGTTCACCGTCCGTTGGCAGCGGGAACTCGCCGGACTGATGGGGGCCGAATCCTACACGGCGGCCCAGTTCCTGCTCGTGCTGCCGGTGGGACTGGCGGTGTGGGCGGTGCTCGACATCATCGGCCGCGGCATCGCGGTCTTCACCGGCATGCTCGCCAACGCCGTGCCGGGCAACAACACCCGCTACGGCCTGCGGCTGATCATCTCCTGGGGCGTGGTCGCGGTCGTCACCGTGGTCGTCGTCGACAATGTCCTGCCCGGCACGATCCTGCGCGCCACCGAGAAGATGTTCTCGGTGAGCAAGGACGAGATCCGGCCGGACCTGGTCAAACCCCATGTCAAGGAGCGCACCGGGGGGCCCGGCTCGCCGACGGCGTGGGAGGATCTCGGTGCCTACGGCACCCGGTTCACCGCCCTCGGCCTGTACAAGGACGACCTGGAGAAGCTGACCGGACGCCCCGCCAAGGAGCCGATCCGGGCCTACGCCAGTCTCAACGACGGCGACGATGACACGGCCCGGGCGCAGAAGGTCGTCGAGGAACTGGAACGCACCGGTGCGGCGGACCGGAAGGCGCTGCTCGTCGCCCCGGCGACCGGGACCGGCTGGGTGAACCCGACCGCGGCCGAGGCCTTCGAGCTGATGTTCGACGGGGACACGGCCGTCGCCTCCAGCCAGTACTCCTACATCCCGAGCGCGGTGCAGTTCGTCTCCGACCGCGGCCGCGTCAACGAATACGGCAAAGCCTTGATCAGCACCGTCGTCGACTGGTGGCAGACCCTGCCGGCCGACCACCGGCCGAAGATCTACGTCTACGGCGAATCCCTGGGCACCAGCGCCGGGGAGGCGGGCTTCTCGGGCCTGCGGGACATCGTCTCCTCGGTCGACGGTGTGCTGTGGATGGGCCCGCCGAACAGCAACACACTGTGGAGCGATCTCGTCGCCCGCCGCGACCCGGGGACCACGGAGGTCGATCCCGAATACTCCGGCGGCATGTCGGTCCGGTTCTCCGACAACAGTGATGACGTGCAACGCTGGAACCGCGAGCTCACGTCCGGGGACGTCCCGCCGGAGGACCGGTGGGACGGCACCCGCGTGCTGTATGTGCAGCACCCCTCCGACCCGGTGGTGTGGTGGTCACCCGACCTGCTGTTCAAACGCCCCGACTGGTTGAAGGAACCGGCCGGTTTCGACCGCTCGCCGACGATGACCTGGATGCCGGTCGTCACGTTCTGGCAGGTCACCCTCGACCTGCCGCGGGCGGCGAAGGTGCCCGACGGCCACGGCCACAACTACGGCACCACCGTGCTGGACGCCCTCGTGGCGATCGCCGGTGAAGACCGGTTCTCCCCGGACCGGGTGGAGCAGCTGCGTGGCCAGCTGGAGACCGCGATGGCCGGTCAGGGACCGGAGAAGGAGATCGGCGGCAACGACTGACCGGCGGGTAGCATCGGGTCCATGATCCTGATCAATGTCCGTTTCCGTCCGCTGCCCGAGTACCTGGAGAACTTCCGTGAGGTCGTCACCGATTTCACCGATGCGGCCCGTGCCGAGGACGGCTGCCTGTTCTTCCAGTGGTACCGCAACACCGACGACCCCGAGGAGTACCTGCTCATCGAGGCGTACAAGGACGGCACCGATGTCGCCCACGTCCAGTCCGACCACTTCAAGGCCGCCTGCGAGATGTTCCCGAAGATCCTGCGCGAGACCCCGCAGATCATCAACGACCACATCGACGGCAAGACCGAGTGGGACCGGATGGCCGAGTTCTCGGTCGACTAGCCGAGCACGACCACGACCATGACCGTCAGCGTCTGTGACCTGTTCAGTATCGGGGTGGGTCCGTCGAGTTCCCACACGGTGGGGCCGATGCGGGCCGGCGCGGCCTTCGCCGCGATGCTGCACGCCCGCCGGACGGCGTCCGGTGACTCCGGTCAGCCCGCCACCACCCGCTCCGGCACCCTCGCCGACGGCGCGGTGACCCGGGGGACCGGGATCACCGTGATCCTGTACGGCTCCCTCGCCGCGACGGGGGTCGGGCACGGCACCCTGGGGGCGTGCCTGGCCGGACTGGACGGGGCGGACCCCACCACCGTCGACCCCGACGAGATGGCCCGTCGCCTCGACGAGATCCGACGCACCCGCACCATCACCCTCGCCGGCGATCCGGACATGCCGGTCACCTGTGGCTTCGAGGACATCATCCTGCGGCCGGCGGTCCGGCGGACCATCCACACCAACGCCGTCACCTTCAGTGCCCTCGGCCCCGACGGTGTGGAGGTCAAGGAGACCTACTATTCGGTCGGCGGCGGATTCATCCGCACCGCGGACGAGGAGCCGGTCGTCGCCGGGCTCACCGGGGACCTGCTGTTCCGGTCGGCGGCGGAACTGGTCGACCGGGCGCACCGGGCCGGTGGCGTGGCCGCGGCACAGCGGGCCTGTGAACGCTCGCTGCGCAGCGACGCGGAGATCGACGCCTACCTCGACCGGGTCGTCGACGTCATGGACGGCTGTGTCCGCCGGGGTGTGGCGGCGCAGGGGACCCTGCCCGGCGGGCTGCTGGTGCGGCGCCGGGCGGGGGAGTGGTACCGCCAGCTCGGGGTCGAGGACCCTGACCACGACCCGGCATTCGCCATGGAGCGGGTGAACCTCGTCGCCATGGCGGTCAACGAGGAGAACGCCGCGGGCGGCCGGGTGGTCACTGCCCCCACCAACGGTGCGGCGGGCATCATCCCGGCCGTGCTGTTCTACGCCCGGCGCTACACCGGGACCCCGCCCGACGGTGACCGCGCCCTGTGCCGTCGCTTCCTGCTCGCCGCCGGGGCGGTCGGCTCACTGTACAAGGAGCGGGCGAGCATCTCCGGCGCGGAGGTCGGCTGCCAGGGCGAGGTCGGCTCGGCCTCGTCGATGGCGGCGGCGGGCCTGGCCGAGGTGCTCGGCGGCACCCCGGAGCAGGTCTGCAACGCCGCGGAGATCGGCATGGAACATCTGCTGGGGCTGACCTGCGACCCGGTCGGCGGGCTGGTGCAGGTGCCGTGCATCGAACGCAACGCCATCTCCGCGGCCGCGGCGGTCAAC
This is a stretch of genomic DNA from Corynebacterium nuruki S6-4. It encodes these proteins:
- a CDS encoding L-serine ammonia-lyase, with translation MTVSVCDLFSIGVGPSSSHTVGPMRAGAAFAAMLHARRTASGDSGQPATTRSGTLADGAVTRGTGITVILYGSLAATGVGHGTLGACLAGLDGADPTTVDPDEMARRLDEIRRTRTITLAGDPDMPVTCGFEDIILRPAVRRTIHTNAVTFSALGPDGVEVKETYYSVGGGFIRTADEEPVVAGLTGDLLFRSAAELVDRAHRAGGVAAAQRACERSLRSDAEIDAYLDRVVDVMDGCVRRGVAAQGTLPGGLLVRRRAGEWYRQLGVEDPDHDPAFAMERVNLVAMAVNEENAAGGRVVTAPTNGAAGIIPAVLFYARRYTGTPPDGDRALCRRFLLAAGAVGSLYKERASISGAEVGCQGEVGSASSMAAAGLAEVLGGTPEQVCNAAEIGMEHLLGLTCDPVGGLVQVPCIERNAISAAAAVNAARMAMRGDGTHRVSLDEVIETMRQTGADMSERYKETAGGGLAVNVAVNIPEC